From Acidobacteriota bacterium, one genomic window encodes:
- the smc gene encoding chromosome segregation protein SMC, giving the protein MFKLQRLEITGFKSFADYTEVVFTGNGITAVVGPNGCGKSNVSESIAWVLGEQRAKALRGSEMKDVVFQGTKARKASGMAEVVLHMVRDDEMAFIHDEEDLSGIDEAISELDENAVNVEDFDPEKEPEAVAEPENTQTEGAETESEPVEIAQAVQVGSAQLVEKKIKPKRHWRPRSFALDFAPGEAIAVTRRLYLSGESEYLLNGKTCRLRDIQDLFAGTGLSGSHYAIIEQGRIGQILSAKPSDRRNLIEEAAGISKFRTRQRAAESRLESAKSNLSRISDIVSEIEKQANSLRRQAAKTRRYKIMREEFRLLLKQLFTAEGKFLSTLVGELETQLKEAGGVEHGIFRLVGEKEEAFREATQNARLAEEKLAEIRQKHAEHALERDRNERERAYRLEQIDNLKLRAAVLENDITTGAARIAEYRSEIDRLKKDEQKELAEAEKASNELKSAEEKYRKRIDGVRGIESRLETIRNEVIQHTAAFERFNEIERQLEHNLERLTERGEGLVREGIRAQETLNDHAAEVLKLENGVKEKREKITGLYTEKQTLVNTSAEARTNLQAAERTLNDLRNEFSRKKNRLDTLRELDEKRAVYAPAVQKLFAEQSKIGVKFQGTLADRLTVDERAEKAVESLFGSFLQTVLVESESDARKTVKYLAENNLGRIAVLVAGDLSRAKATRASKDSSRIAELLGAPDALCALLSELFPREMNARMIETIADSEESLDNAVDARGDVSFGGKLFIAGKSNAGDKNTSLLAFKRELRELESAIENSRGAIVDAEHSVEAARRALAGHEEELVDLQSLIVQVERDLLGLEIQEKTARQETERAERHKRVVAEEAAQIEKETIELTERRLVARESSKKADAARRTAESMFAEVSLELSDARAGTDAENVILNEKRTFAATSEERRRSVQSALRRVENEAREYDARRANQMRELEETHGKQSDLTNSIAQIEQTIAAGLDLRENEQNELAAANEHLTNARESADTMSTELAELNKNSADARNARATLEIRQTEAVTKLRSLNENCTQELNASLAELVETEEIEPDFILDDARGQVADLRERLENFGAINMLALEELSETEERLLFLTSQRQDIIDSIGATEEALREIKERSRERFKQAFEAINANFSEFFMELFGGGRGEMTLQEAEDILEAGIEVVAQPPGKRLQNILLLSGGEKAMTAIALVMAIFKYRPSPFCLLDEVDAPLDDANVGRFVDTIAQMAEKTQFIVITHNKRTMEAARALYGVTMQEAGVSKVVSVRFE; this is encoded by the coding sequence ATGTTCAAGCTCCAGCGCCTCGAAATCACTGGCTTCAAGTCATTTGCAGACTACACGGAGGTCGTCTTCACCGGCAACGGCATCACCGCCGTCGTTGGTCCGAATGGTTGCGGGAAGTCCAACGTTAGCGAATCCATAGCCTGGGTGCTCGGCGAACAAAGGGCGAAAGCGCTGCGCGGTTCGGAGATGAAGGACGTCGTTTTTCAGGGAACGAAGGCGCGGAAAGCTTCGGGGATGGCCGAGGTCGTACTCCATATGGTGCGCGACGACGAGATGGCGTTCATCCACGATGAAGAAGACTTGAGCGGGATCGACGAAGCGATCTCCGAACTCGACGAAAACGCCGTCAACGTCGAGGATTTCGATCCTGAAAAAGAGCCGGAAGCGGTTGCCGAACCTGAAAACACGCAGACCGAAGGCGCGGAGACCGAATCCGAACCGGTCGAGATCGCCCAAGCCGTACAGGTCGGGTCGGCTCAGCTCGTCGAAAAGAAGATCAAGCCGAAACGCCATTGGCGTCCGCGTTCTTTCGCGCTCGATTTTGCGCCCGGCGAGGCGATCGCCGTCACGCGCCGGCTGTACCTTTCCGGCGAAAGCGAGTATCTGCTAAACGGCAAGACGTGCCGGCTGCGCGATATTCAGGATCTTTTCGCCGGCACGGGCCTGAGCGGTTCGCATTACGCGATCATCGAACAGGGACGCATCGGCCAGATCTTGTCGGCGAAACCTTCAGACCGCCGCAACCTGATCGAAGAGGCAGCCGGGATCAGCAAGTTTCGGACGCGCCAGCGCGCCGCCGAATCACGTCTTGAGTCGGCGAAATCGAATCTTTCCCGCATCAGCGATATCGTTTCCGAGATCGAAAAACAGGCCAACTCGCTCCGTCGTCAGGCGGCGAAGACGCGACGCTACAAGATAATGCGCGAAGAGTTTCGCCTGCTCCTGAAGCAACTCTTCACGGCCGAGGGAAAGTTCCTTTCAACGCTCGTCGGCGAACTCGAAACGCAACTCAAGGAAGCGGGCGGAGTCGAACACGGGATCTTCAGGCTCGTCGGCGAAAAAGAAGAGGCGTTTCGAGAAGCGACGCAAAACGCGCGGCTTGCCGAGGAAAAGCTCGCCGAGATCCGTCAGAAACACGCCGAGCACGCGCTCGAGCGCGACCGCAACGAGCGTGAACGCGCATACCGGCTCGAACAGATCGATAACTTGAAACTACGCGCGGCCGTGCTTGAAAACGACATCACGACCGGTGCCGCGCGAATCGCCGAATACAGATCCGAGATCGATCGCCTGAAAAAGGACGAACAGAAGGAACTCGCTGAAGCCGAGAAAGCATCGAACGAACTCAAATCGGCGGAAGAAAAATACCGCAAACGAATCGACGGAGTCCGCGGGATCGAATCGAGACTCGAAACGATCCGAAACGAAGTCATCCAACACACCGCCGCGTTCGAGCGTTTCAACGAGATCGAGCGCCAACTCGAACATAATCTCGAACGGCTGACCGAACGCGGCGAGGGGCTTGTTCGCGAGGGCATCCGCGCCCAGGAAACGCTCAACGATCACGCGGCGGAAGTTTTGAAACTCGAAAACGGCGTCAAGGAAAAACGCGAGAAGATAACCGGGCTTTACACCGAGAAACAGACGTTGGTGAACACTTCGGCCGAGGCGCGAACGAATCTTCAAGCCGCCGAACGAACGCTGAACGACCTTCGCAACGAGTTTTCGCGCAAAAAGAACAGGCTCGACACGCTCCGTGAACTCGACGAGAAACGTGCGGTGTACGCGCCCGCCGTGCAAAAGCTGTTCGCCGAGCAATCAAAGATCGGCGTCAAGTTTCAGGGAACTCTCGCCGACCGTCTGACGGTTGACGAACGTGCTGAAAAAGCGGTCGAGAGCCTGTTCGGTTCATTTTTGCAGACGGTTTTGGTCGAATCGGAATCCGATGCCCGCAAAACCGTAAAGTATCTCGCCGAAAACAATCTCGGCCGGATCGCCGTGCTCGTCGCCGGCGACCTCAGCCGCGCAAAGGCGACGCGCGCCTCGAAGGACTCGAGCCGAATCGCCGAGTTGCTCGGCGCGCCGGACGCCCTCTGCGCGCTGCTTTCGGAACTATTCCCGCGCGAAATGAACGCGCGGATGATCGAAACGATTGCCGACTCGGAAGAGTCGCTCGACAACGCTGTCGATGCGCGCGGCGACGTCTCCTTCGGGGGCAAACTGTTCATCGCCGGCAAATCGAACGCGGGCGACAAAAACACTTCGCTGCTCGCCTTCAAACGCGAGCTCCGCGAACTGGAATCGGCGATCGAAAACTCGCGCGGTGCGATCGTCGACGCCGAACACTCGGTTGAAGCGGCGCGCCGGGCGCTCGCCGGGCACGAAGAGGAGCTGGTCGATCTGCAATCGCTGATCGTTCAAGTCGAGCGCGACCTGCTCGGTCTAGAGATTCAGGAAAAAACCGCGCGGCAAGAGACCGAACGCGCCGAGCGGCACAAGCGCGTCGTCGCCGAAGAAGCGGCGCAGATCGAAAAGGAGACGATCGAACTCACGGAACGCCGGCTGGTGGCGCGCGAAAGCAGCAAAAAAGCCGACGCCGCACGCCGGACGGCCGAGTCGATGTTCGCCGAGGTCTCGCTCGAGCTGAGCGACGCGCGCGCCGGAACGGATGCCGAGAACGTTATCCTAAACGAAAAACGCACGTTCGCCGCAACCAGCGAGGAACGCCGCCGTTCGGTCCAAAGCGCGCTTCGCCGCGTCGAGAATGAAGCAAGAGAATATGATGCCCGGCGCGCCAATCAGATGCGCGAACTCGAAGAGACTCACGGAAAACAAAGCGATCTCACGAATTCGATCGCGCAGATCGAACAGACCATCGCCGCCGGACTCGATCTGCGCGAAAACGAACAGAACGAACTCGCGGCCGCGAACGAGCATCTTACGAACGCGCGCGAGTCCGCAGACACGATGAGCACGGAACTTGCCGAGCTTAACAAGAACTCGGCCGATGCCCGCAATGCGCGTGCGACGCTCGAGATCCGGCAGACCGAAGCGGTCACGAAACTTCGCAGCTTGAACGAAAACTGCACGCAGGAGCTTAACGCGTCGCTCGCGGAACTGGTCGAAACGGAAGAGATCGAGCCCGATTTCATACTTGACGACGCGCGCGGCCAGGTCGCCGATCTTCGCGAACGGCTCGAGAACTTCGGCGCGATCAATATGCTCGCGCTCGAGGAATTGAGTGAGACCGAAGAACGCCTGCTGTTTCTGACTTCGCAGCGGCAGGACATCATTGACAGCATCGGGGCGACCGAAGAGGCCTTGCGCGAGATTAAGGAACGCTCGCGCGAACGTTTCAAACAGGCGTTCGAGGCGATCAACGCCAATTTCTCGGAGTTTTTTATGGAGCTTTTCGGCGGCGGCCGGGGCGAAATGACTCTTCAGGAAGCGGAGGATATTCTCGAGGCCGGGATCGAAGTCGTCGCCCAGCCGCCGGGCAAGCGTTTGCAGAACATTTTGCTGCTTTCGGGCGGCGAAAAGGCGATGACGGCGATCGCGCTCGTGATGGCGATCTTCAAATATCGGCCGTCGCCGTTCTGCCTGCTCGACGAGGTCGATGCTCCGCTCGACGATGCGAACGTCGGAAGATTCGTGGACACGATCGCGCAAATGGCTGAGAAAACTCAGTTTATCGTGATCACGCACAACAAGCGGACGATGGAAGCGGCGCGCGCGCTGTACGGCGTGACGATGCAGGAAGCGGGCGTGTCGAAAGTCGTTTCGGTCAGATTTGAATAA
- a CDS encoding site-specific integrase produces the protein MKLPRGVYHRYKNRPHLWIRYQDEHGKTIKESAQTTNPEIARAFRDKRLNQAAENKLIPTRRFETLTVGEILDFWWERHGKTKRGFMYLMHRLDKFRKIKARNFLPETIDEFLKDLLKTHSPSTVNHYRTILNSSFNFAINWKKYDDNPVRVIPQIPEREARDRFVEVSELAALITQCQIVKDFELQGFIILAACTGLRKTGVLSRKWTEVQLDVEFPSIYLPKKDSKNKRSNRLPLPQMCVLALKQLPSYGNHEYLFPARPNVKYKENFSRPYAWDLGKRFRRVRDLAGIEDLRIHDLRHFATTMLFMEGVADAIIRKMTGHRSEELERYKHFSPSFKNQTTQLIAGKLEEELKGTFLGTNPENEKKSP, from the coding sequence ATGAAATTACCAAGAGGCGTTTATCATCGCTATAAGAACCGTCCGCATTTGTGGATTAGGTATCAAGACGAGCATGGAAAGACGATTAAAGAGTCGGCACAGACAACCAACCCCGAAATTGCGAGAGCATTTCGGGACAAACGGCTAAATCAGGCAGCCGAAAACAAACTGATACCAACCCGCCGATTCGAAACACTTACAGTCGGCGAAATTTTAGACTTTTGGTGGGAACGTCATGGGAAAACCAAACGGGGCTTTATGTATTTAATGCACCGGCTGGATAAGTTCCGAAAGATAAAGGCCCGCAACTTTTTACCGGAGACAATTGATGAGTTTTTGAAAGATTTATTGAAGACCCATTCCCCGTCTACCGTTAATCATTACCGGACTATTTTGAATTCGTCATTCAACTTTGCAATTAATTGGAAGAAGTATGACGACAATCCCGTCCGAGTAATTCCCCAGATCCCAGAACGAGAGGCACGGGACCGATTCGTTGAAGTGTCAGAACTTGCGGCTTTAATAACACAGTGCCAAATTGTAAAAGACTTCGAGCTTCAAGGCTTTATCATTTTGGCTGCCTGTACCGGACTTCGGAAAACCGGGGTTCTTTCCCGTAAGTGGACTGAAGTTCAGCTAGATGTGGAATTTCCGTCAATTTATCTGCCCAAGAAGGACAGCAAGAACAAGCGTTCAAATCGTCTGCCATTGCCACAAATGTGTGTACTGGCTCTAAAGCAGTTGCCGAGTTATGGAAACCATGAATATCTTTTCCCGGCCCGTCCGAACGTCAAATACAAAGAGAACTTTTCCAGGCCTTACGCATGGGATCTTGGAAAGCGGTTCAGACGAGTTCGGGATTTAGCCGGAATTGAGGATTTAAGAATCCATGACTTAAGGCACTTCGCAACCACGATGCTCTTTATGGAAGGAGTAGCGGATGCAATTATCAGAAAGATGACCGGCCATCGTTCAGAGGAGCTTGAACGGTACAAACACTTCTCGCCAAGCTTCAAAAATCAAACCACTCAATTGATAGCGGGCAAGCTTGAGGAAGAACTAAAAGGTACATTTTTGGGTACTAACCCTGAAAATGAAAAAAAGTCACCATGA
- a CDS encoding DUF4388 domain-containing protein, which yields MNQVLEVPSIPMNEVSIESILLDADLFVKYRSPEKAFQLLRDSIDRSPRSIALREKMRDICINQKSLDEAARQCLALVNLYIGREDFDLAYDRLQEAKLLDPRISVAPGLEAIRRARRPDFGTSRDKTPQKIRTDVTFAGNLAYVGIFDAVQVIENSKMTGLLVLKSDMYLASVSFNEGKIVDAECGGRNGAKAFKEIIEIGNGTFEFSTSESEFPIVITVSSNTNFLLDVLTELDNERAEKQGLRSLGNEL from the coding sequence ATGAATCAAGTTTTGGAAGTGCCTTCGATTCCGATGAACGAAGTGTCGATCGAATCGATTCTTCTCGACGCAGATCTGTTCGTCAAATACCGCTCGCCCGAAAAGGCTTTTCAACTGCTTCGCGACTCGATCGATCGAAGTCCGCGCTCGATCGCCCTGCGCGAGAAGATGCGCGACATCTGCATCAATCAGAAAAGCCTGGACGAGGCCGCGCGGCAGTGTCTGGCGCTCGTGAATCTCTACATTGGCCGCGAAGATTTCGATCTCGCGTACGACCGTTTGCAGGAAGCGAAACTGCTCGATCCGCGAATTTCGGTCGCGCCGGGACTTGAAGCGATCCGACGCGCGCGGCGCCCCGATTTCGGCACGTCGCGCGACAAAACACCGCAGAAGATACGCACCGACGTGACGTTCGCCGGGAATTTGGCGTACGTCGGAATTTTCGACGCCGTTCAGGTCATCGAAAACTCGAAGATGACGGGGCTTCTCGTACTCAAGTCGGATATGTATTTGGCGAGCGTCTCGTTCAACGAAGGCAAGATCGTCGATGCCGAATGCGGCGGGCGGAACGGCGCCAAGGCGTTCAAGGAGATCATCGAGATCGGCAACGGAACATTCGAGTTCTCGACATCGGAAAGCGAGTTTCCGATCGTCATCACGGTTTCGAGCAACACGAACTTTCTGCTCGACGTGCTTACCGAACTCGACAACGAACGCGCCGAAAAGCAGGGCCTCCGCAGTCTCGGCAACGAGCTCTAG
- a CDS encoding DUF2277 domain-containing protein, with protein sequence MCRNIKQLHNFEPPATDDEIRAAALQFVRKISGSAKPSMANKAAFDAAVDEIANSSSRLLDALVTNAPPKDRETELVRSRERNRLRFGDR encoded by the coding sequence ATGTGTCGCAATATCAAACAACTCCATAATTTCGAACCGCCGGCGACGGATGACGAGATCCGCGCGGCGGCGTTGCAGTTTGTCCGCAAGATCAGCGGCTCGGCGAAACCCTCAATGGCGAACAAAGCAGCGTTCGACGCCGCCGTCGATGAAATCGCGAATTCATCGAGCCGTTTGCTCGACGCGCTCGTCACGAACGCACCGCCCAAAGACCGCGAAACCGAACTGGTTAGGTCACGCGAGCGAAATCGTTTGCGCTTCGGCGATCGATAA
- a CDS encoding winged helix-turn-helix domain-containing protein: MEARIYEFEDFRLDAKRRSIVSRASGELIPLSPKAVELLICLIENTGRILTKDELLETVWQDAFVEEANLSQTVFVLRKALGDEAKRPRFILTIPNKGYRFIAHVKVFEDAIPKENLSTKRPEEAPFRRKSIFLLIGLTLALIAVVGLYRSFSSSFRPNGLNQIKTLAVLPFEDLSADQSDRYLSISLADVLAGKFGELRQLTVRPTRAVVKYAESRADVRTIGRELQVDAVLDGRLQRDGNRLRVSIQLIRTVDNAIVWAESFENDLSNLSILQDSISKRAVEALALRLNATERERFSRRDTENPRAYEAYLRGRFFWNKRTVDNLQKAIGHFEEAVQQDPNFALAYAGLADCYILLPEYHAAAPIKAFPKAKDAIKKALELDPLIAEAHSALGYTQTFYDWDWTAAERSFERALELNPNYATAHQWYGEHLMAQGRFEESRGRLNRAVEIDPVSPILFVALAGLHDLQGDAEKEIEFSQKALNLDPNFAFGFFYLGMGYERKGMEFEASEAFIKTMTLFGEPQEAADEVRAGFTKGGLRAWWQRRLEQIGNRAYLKDFQIYNKALVQIRLGDKEGALESLERSFERRDHGIVFVKYEQRFEPLRDDPRFQDLLRRMGF; this comes from the coding sequence TTGGAAGCACGAATTTACGAATTTGAAGATTTCCGTCTCGACGCCAAGCGCCGCAGCATCGTTTCGCGGGCCAGCGGCGAACTCATTCCGTTGTCGCCGAAAGCGGTCGAACTTCTGATCTGTCTGATTGAAAACACGGGCCGCATCCTGACCAAGGACGAACTGCTCGAAACGGTTTGGCAAGATGCGTTCGTCGAGGAGGCCAATCTTTCACAAACCGTGTTTGTCCTTCGAAAGGCACTCGGCGACGAAGCCAAACGGCCGCGTTTCATCTTGACGATTCCGAACAAGGGATATCGGTTCATCGCACACGTCAAAGTGTTTGAAGATGCGATCCCGAAAGAAAACCTCTCGACAAAAAGGCCGGAGGAAGCCCCGTTTCGACGGAAGTCCATTTTTCTTCTCATTGGCCTAACTCTGGCGCTGATTGCCGTCGTCGGACTCTATCGGTCATTCTCGTCCTCCTTTCGGCCAAACGGTTTGAATCAAATCAAAACTCTCGCGGTCTTGCCGTTTGAAGATCTCAGCGCCGACCAATCTGACCGCTATCTGAGCATCAGTCTTGCGGACGTCCTCGCCGGCAAGTTCGGCGAACTGAGACAACTCACCGTTCGGCCAACGCGTGCCGTCGTCAAATATGCTGAGAGCCGCGCGGACGTCCGGACGATCGGTCGAGAACTCCAGGTTGACGCCGTCCTGGACGGGCGACTGCAACGCGATGGGAACCGGCTTCGTGTGAGCATTCAGTTGATACGAACCGTCGATAACGCGATTGTCTGGGCAGAAAGCTTTGAAAATGATCTTTCCAACCTTTCGATCCTTCAGGATTCGATCAGCAAGAGGGCGGTCGAGGCACTCGCTTTGCGTCTGAATGCAACCGAACGTGAAAGGTTTTCGCGTCGCGACACTGAGAACCCGCGCGCCTATGAAGCATATCTGCGGGGTCGATTCTTCTGGAACAAAAGGACCGTCGACAACCTGCAAAAAGCGATCGGGCATTTTGAGGAAGCGGTCCAACAAGACCCGAATTTTGCGCTGGCCTACGCCGGACTTGCCGACTGCTACATTCTCTTGCCTGAGTATCATGCGGCGGCTCCGATCAAGGCGTTTCCGAAGGCGAAAGACGCCATCAAGAAGGCGTTGGAGCTCGACCCGTTGATCGCCGAGGCACACAGCGCACTCGGATACACGCAGACTTTCTACGATTGGGATTGGACCGCCGCAGAACGCTCTTTTGAGCGGGCGCTCGAGCTGAATCCTAATTATGCGACGGCGCATCAGTGGTACGGAGAACATCTGATGGCGCAGGGCCGGTTTGAAGAATCCCGAGGGCGTCTCAATCGCGCCGTTGAGATCGATCCGGTATCACCGATCCTGTTTGTTGCGCTCGCCGGTCTGCACGATCTTCAAGGCGACGCCGAAAAAGAGATCGAGTTCTCTCAAAAGGCGCTCAATCTGGATCCGAACTTTGCCTTCGGCTTTTTCTATCTCGGTATGGGCTACGAACGGAAAGGAATGGAGTTCGAGGCATCGGAAGCCTTCATCAAAACGATGACGCTTTTTGGAGAACCCCAAGAGGCAGCGGACGAGGTTCGGGCCGGATTCACGAAGGGCGGTTTGCGCGCCTGGTGGCAAAGGCGTCTTGAACAGATCGGAAATCGGGCCTATCTGAAGGACTTTCAAATCTACAACAAGGCACTTGTCCAGATCCGCTTGGGCGACAAGGAAGGTGCGCTGGAATCGCTCGAACGCTCATTCGAACGCCGGGATCATGGAATCGTTTTCGTCAAGTATGAGCAAAGATTCGAGCCGTTGCGAGACGATCCGCGCTTTCAGGATCTGTTGCGTCGGATGGGGTTCTGA
- a CDS encoding 5'-nucleotidase C-terminal domain-containing protein, with the protein MFRPFLFVSILILSSFLSAPSQSVRVTFLHVNDAYQFMPVEGGKRGGLARLWTLRKEALKENPNTIFTLGGDTLSPSVETRTYKGAQMIDAWNAIGLDYSVLGNHEFDIKTADLLARMKESKFTWLGANVIDSKTGKIFGDTPPYVVREFQGVKIGIVGFLLPETKETSSMEDSLQVTDFCATAKKLVKQMRKKEKVSAVIGLTHLSMAQDKQLARCADFDLILGGHEHTLLQSSSNGTPIFKMTADSREMGKFNLIFDAATKRFESLDWEIIPVTDQIADAPEFAPVFEKYKDLLVKLAEPVGATGVVLDALSVSNRTKETNIGNFIADAYRDAVGADIAFVNGGSIRADLTYNPGVLTKRDVLSMLPFNNPIVKVELSGKTLRAMLEHGVARSGVGEDGEPGRFPQISGMSFKFDVSKPAGSRVVEALVSGKPLEDSKTYTVATSDFLVSRGGDGYTMFKEGKLLTKAETAPKDSDVFEKAIRNADNSTISPKLEGRIVKIGAQASRLP; encoded by the coding sequence ATGTTTCGACCATTCCTATTTGTTTCGATCTTGATCTTGAGTTCGTTTCTTTCGGCGCCGTCGCAGTCCGTGCGCGTGACGTTCCTTCACGTCAATGACGCTTACCAGTTTATGCCGGTCGAGGGCGGCAAACGCGGCGGACTCGCGCGACTTTGGACGCTTCGCAAGGAGGCGTTGAAGGAGAATCCGAACACGATCTTTACGCTTGGCGGCGACACGCTCTCGCCGTCGGTCGAAACCCGCACTTACAAAGGCGCGCAGATGATCGACGCGTGGAACGCGATCGGGCTCGACTACTCGGTTTTGGGCAACCACGAGTTCGATATCAAAACGGCCGATCTGCTGGCGCGTATGAAGGAATCAAAATTCACCTGGCTCGGCGCGAACGTCATCGATTCGAAAACCGGGAAGATCTTCGGCGACACGCCGCCTTACGTCGTTCGCGAATTTCAGGGTGTGAAAATCGGTATCGTCGGATTCCTTCTGCCCGAAACAAAGGAGACTTCCTCGATGGAAGACAGTCTGCAGGTGACGGATTTCTGCGCGACCGCGAAGAAACTCGTCAAGCAGATGCGCAAAAAGGAAAAGGTCAGCGCGGTCATCGGATTGACGCATCTTTCGATGGCGCAGGACAAGCAGCTTGCGCGGTGCGCGGATTTCGATCTCATCCTTGGCGGCCACGAACATACGTTGCTGCAGTCCTCTTCGAACGGCACGCCGATCTTCAAAATGACGGCCGACTCGCGCGAGATGGGCAAGTTCAATCTCATTTTCGACGCCGCGACGAAGCGTTTCGAGAGTCTCGATTGGGAGATCATCCCGGTCACCGACCAGATCGCGGACGCGCCCGAATTTGCGCCGGTTTTCGAGAAATACAAGGATTTGTTGGTGAAACTCGCCGAACCCGTCGGAGCGACCGGCGTTGTCCTCGACGCGCTCTCGGTATCGAACCGGACAAAGGAAACGAACATCGGCAATTTCATCGCCGACGCTTATCGCGATGCGGTCGGGGCGGACATCGCTTTCGTCAACGGCGGTTCGATCCGCGCCGACCTGACATACAATCCGGGAGTTTTGACGAAACGCGACGTGCTCTCGATGTTGCCGTTCAACAACCCGATCGTAAAGGTCGAACTTTCCGGCAAGACCTTGCGCGCAATGCTTGAACACGGTGTCGCGCGGAGCGGCGTCGGTGAGGACGGAGAGCCGGGAAGATTTCCGCAGATTTCGGGAATGAGCTTCAAGTTCGATGTTTCGAAGCCCGCCGGAAGCCGTGTTGTCGAAGCCTTGGTCAGCGGCAAACCGCTCGAGGATTCGAAGACCTACACCGTTGCGACCTCAGACTTTCTCGTCTCGCGCGGCGGCGACGGTTACACGATGTTCAAGGAAGGCAAACTGCTGACGAAAGCCGAAACGGCGCCGAAGGATTCGGACGTTTTCGAAAAGGCGATCCGCAACGCCGACAATTCGACGATCTCGCCGAAATTGGAAGGAAGGATCGTAAAGATTGGAGCGCAAGCGTCCCGTTTGCCCTAA